The genomic region TACAGGGTCGGCGAGTATTCCTACCTGCTATTACGGGCGATGATCTTCGCCGCCACAAGTGTAAGTGCAGTCCTACGAGCGAATGTGCTGTATACTGACTCAAGAGCACAGTACACGGAGCCAGAGGTGCTATCCACCATCGGATTTGTTAGCAAGCGCGAGGCACGTAATACTCATTATCGTCAAGCAAAGGTGTGTACGCAACAAAATGGTCTGCATACCAAACGCTAACTTGAGCAGCTGCTTTTCGATTTCGGCATCGAACGTGACCCTGTCTGCAGTGCACAGGCATGTCTGCTTCTCTCGTACAACGCGCCGAACTACAACATCATGCGGTTGAACACGTACTGGGTTACCAATGCGATGCGATTTGCCAGGATTGCAAGAGCGGACTTCTATGACAAGATTCGAGATCCAGTCAGATCCAAGCTCCTCAAACGACTGTGGTGGGGAGTGATCTTCAGAGACAGGATCCTGTCAATGGGGCTTCGCCGATCCCTCCAAGTAGAGCTGGAACCTGCGTGGGCAGAGGGCGACAAGCATGTTATCACTGCCTTAGACTTCCAGAATGAGCTTGGCAAGTCGCCAGTGCACGACACGGAGACACAGCTTCGCGTTGTGGAGGTCGTGGGCGCAACATGTCGGCTCATGCAGTGCCTGACAAATGCCGGTCTCATACTGTACCGTTACGAACACCTCGACGACCGCCTGGACAATGTTGGGAAGTCGATTCCTCAGACGATCCAGGATATCAAGCGCTGTCTGGAGACATTACGACATTGGCATGATCATGCCATTCGACTATTTCCATTCCCGGTCAGCTTAGACGACGCCCCGGAGACAATCTGCGTATATGCCAACATGATGTTCTCATATCATGCAGCAGCAGTATTCGGCCTGAACACATATCTCATTTTGATACGGGAAGTATTCTCTCAAGCCAAAGCACTGTTTTCACTAGAGGAAGCCCACGAAGCACTCCAAGTGGCAAACACCGACGTGTCAAGGAGAACACAAGAGCTCGTGCAAGTCCGGCTCGTCAAGTATCTTCCTATCAGCGCTTCGGCTGTTCTGGCGCTGCCTCTGATCCTGCAAGCAATCAACGTGTCAGCTGCGAGAGGGTCAGGAATGGAGGCCGTCGAGAGGCGCAGACTAGACGTCTTCACCCGGACGCTGAAAAGTCAGCAGCAGAGTTTCGATGGCTCAGACTTTTGCGCAGATGCTCTTGCCAACATCGTGGCCTATGCGCAGGACGATTCGAAGTTTGTCAGCTCAATGACGACCTGGCGCGATGGCAAAGACACACATGGTGGTAATGCCGCGAACGGAAACGGTGCTCACAAGGTCCGGCTCGATTGGGGCAACCTGGTTTATAAGAGGCCAAGGCTGTTCCTGCGGCTGGTCTTGTATCTAGACCATGCTTTCAGCACCGGAGGTCCGCCCGGAGACGACGACTTTCCCGAGGTGTTGCAGAAAAGTGCGGTATAAGAATCTGCGACGATGTCTTAGGTAGGAGAGGCAAACGACAGATGTTCCAACAGTGTACGTGGATCAGAACAATGGTGAAGACTATGTGATGTGTACCCAGACGCGCAGTGATGTCCCTGGGCGAGATGGTCGTCAAGAGTGCCTCGACAGTTGGCAAACTCACTGCAAACACCACCTGACACCACGTATTCATTGCGGCTGTGATCCATGTCTTCCAATTCCGCCGTCTTCCTGACACCTGGCACTGTGCATTGCACTTCTCTCCATCATCCGGCTTGAGCCACGTATCATGTATGATCAAACGTGGTCCCGTGACGCCACCAGGGCGTGTCATGTCCAATTTCGCGGTAGCATGGATGCGGCACACTAATACTCCGTGATGCGGCACACTAGTGTCTCCAGTCTTCACCGCGTCATGCCATGCATGTCGAACACACTGACCACAGGCTCCTGCACCCTGCACATGCCGGCAACAGAACATGGCCGCACCTGTGACTGCACTTGCCAAATAATAGCGGTGCGGCAGGACCAAAGGCACATGTACGCTCGCTGCTGCCTTCTGGCTCAGAGTGCAATACACATCTGGATGCTGGATGCTGGATGCACCTTCGCGGTTCACCTCATCAGTGCACACAGAAACTAACGCACAATTTCCTGACTTTGAATTTGATCATCCTTCCCCTTTGCGCCGGAGGTCATGACAGGCAGTCGCTTGCACAGGGAGAAGTATAATCAGCCCGCCCAGGAACGCTGACATTAAATGAATGCCAACTGTCTCACCCACCACGCCCCCCCCCAACAACTTTGACAGCACCACATCTCTAGCAACCTACACTCCTGGGCTGCGCGCACTGCTACGCCAACACCTCTCCCAATCATGACGGTGGAGATTCTGGCAACTCTCAGTCCAGAGCTGGCGAAGCCGGTGCTATGGGGCCGAAACACCAAAGCCAAACTCGAGAACACGTTGGGATGCTTGGGTATGGTGATCGGATGTCCCATTCTCATCGTTCTGAATTGGACCGCCCTCGAGCACTACAATGGCTCGCTCCTCGAGACATTCCAAGCTGCATTCGACCAAGGAGCGCTTCCATTCCTTCTGAACCATCTCCCTCGACCATCAACACCTGCTATTGCCGGGTACGCAGCATGGCTGTTATGGCAGGCACTGTTGTACGGCATTCTACCAGGAACGACCTGCTATGGCCAGCGCACACCAGGTGGCAAGCTCATGCAGTACACAGCAAACGGACTGCTCGCATGGGCCATCACGCACGTGCTCTACTTCACCGCCTCCGCAGCCGGAGTCCTCGACGCCGCCATCGTTGCCAAGCACTGGGAAGGACTCTTGGTAGCAGTCAACGTCTACGGCTTTTTCCTCGCCGCTCTCGCACAGCTCAAAGGCTACTACTTCCCATCACACCCGGAAGACAGAAAGCTATCCGGATCGTGGATCTACGACTTCTGGGCAGGTGTCGAGCTCAACCCACGCTTCGGCACGTACTGGGACTTTAAGTTCTTTCACAATGGACGACCTGGAATCGTGGCTTGGACGCTGGTTGATCTTTCATGGGCAGCGTACCAGTATCAGACACTAGGCTACGTAACGGCGTCAATGTGGATTGTCCTGGTGTTGCAAGCAGTGTATACTGTGGACTTCTTCTGGCACGAGGATTGGTACACCCGCACGATCGATATCAGCCATGACCACTTTGGCTTCATGCTAGCGTGGGGAGATACTACGTTCTTGCCGACTTTCTATACGCTACAGGCACAATATCTGGCAAGATATCCGACTCATTTGACCCTAATTCAGTCAGCCGCCATCATGGCATTGGGAGTGACAAGCTACATCATTTTCAGACAGGCGAATTCCCAGCGCGATTATGTCCGCAGACACAACGGGAATGCAAAGCTCTGGGGCCGTCCAGCAACTTACATCAGAGTCAAGTATCAGACGAGCGACAACAAGACTCATGACAGTCTTCTACTCACTAGCGGATGGTGGGGAGTGGCCAGACACGCAAACTACCTGGCAGATCTGGTACAGAGCTGGGCGTTCTGCGCAACGTGTGGTTTCACCCACTTCCTGCCATGGTCGTACTTCTTCTTCATGTGTATCCTCCTGCACCATCGGATCGGAAGGGATGACAGGCGGTGTCGGAACAAGTATGGCGAGAAGTGGGAGGAGTACTGCAAGCTGGTGCCATGTCGCTTGATTCCTGGAGTGTACTGAGGGAGAATAATTGAGAGCATTGGTGGCGGACGTAGTGGGAGTTCTTAGAAATAGACGCATCCTAGCGTAGACACAGCGCCTCACTCACCTGAGGATCGTAATTCGGTATAGACTTTTTTTGTCCCTACGAATTTTGTATCCAGCTACCGCTCTGCTCACGCAAAAGATTGGGTCCTCGATCTCAGCGGCTTTCAAATCCAGCTACAGCAGGACCGATGAAGAGGATCGGAGGCTCAGCCACTACAAACTCCTCTGCAAATGCCTGGAATAGCTGCTTATGCTTTGGGTCCTGTCTGTGCGCGTCGAGGTCTTCGCGTGTCTTGTATCTGTCGTGGGGAGTGAGATGATGCCTGGGAAGGTACTGTGCATTATCACTGACCTCTCGACTAGCGCAGATCGGCCACCATCGCCTTCCCTGTGCAGCTGGAATTGCAATGTGTTTGGTTCACTTTCGCGTACGTACTTTGCGTACTCTTCTTGTCAATTGCTGGGACTACGGAGTGTCAGTGGTTGTTTATCGCTCCCATGGAGGGACTCCTATGACTGACTCTTTCATGCTTGCCTTCGGCAGGTTGCACGATTGCGATCAAAGTCACTTCCTGAGAGTCAGACATCGTTCTTAATGACGAGGTCAATCTAGAGAGGCACTCACGCTCATCGCAACGGACCGCTTATGTAGATTCGCAAACGCCCAGGAACTGGCAGACGAGCTGGCCTGCAGCTGGAGACTCCGATGTGCATCAGAGCAAAAGCTGAAGCTGCTGTGAAACCATCTCAGCCGGTTGTAGTATGATATCCTGCGCGCGCCTCGTTAAGTTATCCATCTGGGGTATCTCGAACATTCACGCCATGCGCCAAGTGCTGCACTGCTTCCACTGTGCATAAAAGAGACCTCAACGCCATATGCCGCATGCTCTCGCTCATCTCGATCGTGATCGCGCATTCTGCGCGCCACCTAATGCCTGCGCAACACTTTCAATGCCTTCTAGCTCTTCGCGACCCATTCTTCGCCCGGCAGTAAGTGACGACCCAGCACCAGATTCAGGGTCGATGCCTTTTCTCTCCAAAGCTCGCCTGGTCTGCGCATTGAGGTACTGCCTACGCCTGCCATCCATCGAGTCGGAGTCGTCGAATCTGGCCTGGCGTGGGTTTGAATTGTTCTGCATGGCGTCCTTGAGTTTCTCGAGAAGTTGCTGCAGCGCTGGGATCTGCTTGAGTGTCTCCTGGGTATCCTGTGCCAAGTTCTGCGCCTGTGCTGTTGCTTCTGAGGACTTGAGGAATGCGAACGGCGCCTTGTTCTCACTCTCTTCGCCTTCCTGCTTCGGTTCTGCGCCGATCAGTCTGCTTAGCTGGGAGAGAATCGCAGCGTTCCGCGCCTCTTCCGCCTTGAGCATGGTATTCAGTTTTGCTGTTTCGTGAAGTTTCCGCCGCTGTAGCTGCACCTGCTGTGGTGTAGGGACCTCATCCGCATTCACGACATCGACACCCTTGTAATGGTCCAGCCGGACCCAATTCGCCAAATCTTCCTCAGCATGACCGACCGCAAGTATGTTCCTCAAGGTGTAAATCTCAAATTTGTCAAAGTCCTTGTCGACGGTCGCGTTCAGAAGGCTTTCCAGCTTCACAATGCCATTGTCGACCTCATTCTGCTTGAGCTCTGCAAGCCTCTCTCGTCTCGCCTCGTCGTTCGGTAGTGATACGGCGGTCTCCTCGTCGAGCTGGAAGCCAAGTTGCTGTGCTGTCGTTCCGCCGAAGCCTTCTTCTATCGCATTGACGGCTCGAAACACGAGCTCGTTGACGGTGTTGATTATGTCGTCTAGCAGTGTCTGCGGGGTTCGTCAGTCAGTCGCGACACAACGCGATAGTCAGCGAGGGCGATATGTACCAGAGGAGTATATCGGAAGTGTTCAGTGAGCAGCGCGTTTGTTGTCTGCTTGTTGGACGCCATAGTGTTGTCTTGGTGAAGTTCGAGATGCGATCTGCGATCTGCGAAGGTGGGACTTGGAGGAGACGCGCCGTGCTCGCGTCGTTGCCCCGTCGATCGATGATAAACACGAGTGAGCATTTTATGTCGTGTGATTCATTGAACTCGAGTGTTATCTAGCTGTATGCATCCCAGTCTTGTCCATATCAGCTTGCATGTGAGCGTCTTCACTTCACTCCATCTGTCACATTCAACATCAACGACGCCATCTCGCATCTCGCGGCAACCATGCACGAGAGAAACCAATCACAGAGCCTTCTTGCTCCTGTCACTCTTGTGTACTATCGCTATCGCATTTGCTGCCACCGTGGCGCCCTGGTACATCAAGTCTGCAAGGCTGTTAGCATAGCACAGAGCATAGAAGCTCGGTTGTGAAACTCACAGCCTGGTATGATGATCCAGAAGAAGTTCATCAGAATGAAGTAGAACCAGAAGTAGAATGCCTCTGGCCTCGAATATGATATCCCTGCAGTGTAGTGGTCGAAGAAACTGGTGGCGTAGTAGAGGACATCTCCATAGAACTGCCCCATGCTGACGAGCATCTGCAAAGGGTACCGCATAGGGTGCCTGGCTACGACGAGTCCAGCTACCAGTAGACTTCCTGGTCCCCAGAACAGTGCAGTGATACTCTCCACGCAGAGCACAAAGGAGTTCTTCGTGAGGTAGCGTGAATCCGAGAATGCATACTCCTTCCACATCTGCCCAAGAAGCGTTTGCTTCGACCCCAGAGTCGCGTAGTTGGCAGCATAGTAGCCTTCGAAGAAGATGTGTATCGCACCAG from Fulvia fulva chromosome 2, complete sequence harbors:
- a CDS encoding Cutinase transcription factor 1 beta — its product is MTAIAVNGSEPQAMHTDDTILLSPGANARGKLKQRRSRKACQHCHTRKIRCNVLENGTPCSNCVDAGTTCIIRRRKNQRRESTPPDQNGHHAVIDQSHSWRLPTPSGWPDNTAQRPSLPPRAPSQSSAPYTAQNGTSIENGSQSSASPDTGQLWTVDTGAGLAWDQNALVDASSASCDFSHLTDLDDIFTFTGNTLLPPIPQQHDYAAWHQPLTQQNLSPPPILPSPGVNVVNGAGNVGPRRASFVPTSVHIPGLNPRDHEYLRGEGCFDLPPATVLRQMMHMYFRMNHPNLPIVAEDQFWALWSGDEYRVGEYSYLLLRAMIFAATSYTEPEVLSTIGFVSKREARNTHYRQAKLLFDFGIERDPVCSAQACLLLSYNAPNYNIMRLNTYWVTNAMRFARIARADFYDKIRDPVRSKLLKRLWWGVIFRDRILSMGLRRSLQVELEPAWAEGDKHVITALDFQNELGKSPVHDTETQLRVVEVVGATCRLMQCLTNAGLILYRYEHLDDRLDNVGKSIPQTIQDIKRCLETLRHWHDHAIRLFPFPVSLDDAPETICVYANMMFSYHAAAVFGLNTYLILIREVFSQAKALFSLEEAHEALQVANTDVSRRTQELVQVRLVKYLPISASAVLALPLILQAINVSAARGSGMEAVERRRLDVFTRTLKSQQQSFDGSDFCADALANIVAYAQDDSKFVSSMTTWRDGKDTHGGNAANGNGAHKVRLDWGNLVYKRPRLFLRLVLYLDHAFSTGGPPGDDDFPEVLQKSAV
- a CDS encoding 7-dehydrocholesterol reductase, translating into MTVEILATLSPELAKPVLWGRNTKAKLENTLGCLGMVIGCPILIVLNWTALEHYNGSLLETFQAAFDQGALPFLLNHLPRPSTPAIAGYAAWLLWQALLYGILPGTTCYGQRTPGGKLMQYTANGLLAWAITHVLYFTASAAGVLDAAIVAKHWEGLLVAVNVYGFFLAALAQLKGYYFPSHPEDRKLSGSWIYDFWAGVELNPRFGTYWDFKFFHNGRPGIVAWTLVDLSWAAYQYQTLGYVTASMWIVLVLQAVYTVDFFWHEDWYTRTIDISHDHFGFMLAWGDTTFLPTFYTLQAQYLARYPTHLTLIQSAAIMALGVTSYIIFRQANSQRDYVRRHNGNAKLWGRPATYIRVKYQTSDNKTHDSLLLTSGWWGVARHANYLADLVQSWAFCATCGFTHFLPWSYFFFMCILLHHRIGRDDRRCRNKYGEKWEEYCKLVPCRLIPGVY
- a CDS encoding Kinetochore-associated protein MTW1 produces the protein MLTRVYHRSTGQRREHGASPPSPTFADRRSHLELHQDNTMASNKQTTNALLTEHFRYTPLTLLDDIINTVNELVFRAVNAIEEGFGGTTAQQLGFQLDEETAVSLPNDEARRERLAELKQNEVDNGIVKLESLLNATVDKDFDKFEIYTLRNILAVGHAEEDLANWVRLDHYKGVDVVNADEVPTPQQVQLQRRKLHETAKLNTMLKAEEARNAAILSQLSRLIGAEPKQEGEESENKAPFAFLKSSEATAQAQNLAQDTQETLKQIPALQQLLEKLKDAMQNNSNPRQARFDDSDSMDGRRRQYLNAQTRRALERKGIDPESGAGSSLTAGRRMGREELEGIESVAQALGGAQNARSRSR
- a CDS encoding 3-beta-hydroxysteroid-Delta(8),Delta(7)-isomerase; its protein translation is MAGKVITQSVENATQVAEQTFNPYYPVGSIIEGYAANEWTVLELLGVFFGACTLLFSTTYVLAKRIQPTLSKGELLTIMWFVLSGAIHIFFEGYYAANYATLGSKQTLLGQMWKEYAFSDSRYLTKNSFVLCVESITALFWGPGSLLVAGLVVARHPMRYPLQMLVSMGQFYGDVLYYATSFFDHYTAGISYSRPEAFYFWFYFILMNFFWIIIPGYLMYQGATVAANAIAIVHKSDRSKKAL